The genomic window TGTTGGTTCAGTCAATTTGATCAATCAAAAGCTTCGCTTGAAGCCTCTAAACAGGGTGATGAAATTAATTGCCCGAATGTCCAAACCAGTTTTTAAAACCTTGGCTTTAAATTGGTTTAAAAAAAACTGTCCCCAATTGATAACTAATTGGCTACACACGCAAGTAACTTTTGAAAAGACCCAAAATAGACCCCAAAAAGTAGCTGTTGAAGTTGCAGAACTTCAACCATATCCCATACCACATACAGAAAATATGAGCCAAGAGATTAAAAATCTGCGCCACCAAGTCCGATGGTTAGCTGGGATTTCAATAATAGCGATCGCTGTTTTAGGAGTAACAGCCGCTAGGTTAAACTGAAACTCATAGCTAGCACTGTCAGCAAATTTAATAGATCCAACAAGCTATTTTCGGTGTAAGATTCACTTCGGTTCTAAAAACCCTACCAGCCCAGAATGTGAATAATTTTTGCTCCATGAGGTTTTTTGGGAAACAGTTGTTTTGCTAACTTCAAGCAACTTAACTCGTTGTATTGCCAGCATATTTAAATAGCTGGTTCAGCATATAGGCTAATTCGTACTATGGCTTTGCCCAAACCTACCCTGGAGGACATCGAAATACATCTGCTTTTGGAAGGGATGTATCAGTACTACGGTTATGACTTCCGCGATTATGCTCTTTCCTCACTCAAGCGCCGCATTCACAGCTTCATGGAATTAGAGGGGTTAGCTAATATTTCTGCTTTGCAAGAGCGGTTACTCCACAACCGTGCTTATTTGGAACGGTTTTTGCTTGGTCTGACGGTGAATGTAACATCAATGTTTCGTGATCCCAGCTTTTATAACACCTTCAGAAATCAAGTTATTCCCTTCTTGCAAACCTATCCGTTTATTCGGATCTGGCACGCTGGATGCTCCACTGGTGAAGAAGTCTACTCAATGGCAATTCTACTGCAAGAAGAAGGACTTTATCACCGTTGCCGCATATATGCCACTGATACCAATGAGAAGGTATTACAAAGTGCCAAAAGTGGTATTTTTTCCCTAAAACTGATGCAGGAATATACCCAGCTTTACCTGAAAGCAGGCGGCAAGAAGTCATTCTCAGAATATTATACAGCAGCTTATGATAACGCTATTTTTCGAGCATCCCTAAGAGAAAACATTGTCTTTGCCCAGCATAATTTAGCAACTGACAGTTCTTTTAATGAGTTTAATGTCATCCTTTGTCGTAACGTCCTTATCTATTTTAATCAGGTACTTCAAAAGCGAGTACACGAACTGTTTTATAATAGCCTCTGCACCTTTGGCATCTTGGGTTTAGGAAAACAAGAATCCATCAGGTTTACCTCTTATGAACAGCACTATGAAGAGATAGTCAAAGGGGATAAATTATATAAGAAAATAGCTGGTGCTTAAAATCCAGGCTGTTTAAACACACTAGATGAACGTGATTTTACGTGAGTTCGACAAACATCTCCCTGCCTTGAACTAAAGTTCAAGTCTATTCCTCTGGGAGTCGGAGAGGGACAGGTTTTACGTAGTAAAACCTCTTAGAGGATGTTTGAAAAGTATTATTGCTAACATCAAAAACTCCCAAGCCTAACCCTGATTCACTACAAGGGAATCGGGGTTTCAAAGCCTCTCGACCTTTTGGAGAGAGGAATGGAAGTGGGGTTTTAAACGAGTTATACCAATTCTCCCTAAACTTGCACTTAATGATTATTCCTTCTTCCTTGGCGTATTTGGCGTACTTGGTGAACCAGCGCTGTAGGTGGGTTTCCCGCCGTAGGCGACTGGTGTTAGCGCAGCGTTAGCGAGTCTTCTCCCAAAGGGAGACGCTTTAGCGCAACGAGCGTCACCCGAAGGGCGGTTCGTTTAATAAAAATTAAGTGCATCTTCATAGCGAATTGGTATTAGTGCTTAAGTTGACACCGATGCTTCTAATCGCCCAATACTTTTAAAACATCTTCTCACTAAAAGCGCATTTAAATTAGCACTAAGTATTTTCCACAAAAAATATTA from Nostoc sp. UHCC 0926 includes these protein-coding regions:
- a CDS encoding CheR family methyltransferase, with translation MALPKPTLEDIEIHLLLEGMYQYYGYDFRDYALSSLKRRIHSFMELEGLANISALQERLLHNRAYLERFLLGLTVNVTSMFRDPSFYNTFRNQVIPFLQTYPFIRIWHAGCSTGEEVYSMAILLQEEGLYHRCRIYATDTNEKVLQSAKSGIFSLKLMQEYTQLYLKAGGKKSFSEYYTAAYDNAIFRASLRENIVFAQHNLATDSSFNEFNVILCRNVLIYFNQVLQKRVHELFYNSLCTFGILGLGKQESIRFTSYEQHYEEIVKGDKLYKKIAGA